Within bacterium, the genomic segment GCACCGGTGCGCGCCACGCCATCGGCATCATGGTGGAGCCCGCCACCGGCCGCATTCTCGCGATGGCGACCGTGCCGGGGTTCAACCCGAACATTTATGGGAACTTTCCCGCCGCCCAGTGGCGGCAGCGGGCGGTGCAGGACATCTACGAGCCCGGCTCCACCTTCAAGCTGGTGACGGCGGCCGCCTATCTTGAGGCGGGCGGTGATTTGCAGAAGCGCTTTTTCGCGGAAAACGGACTCTACCGGACCGGCATCGGCAGCTACGCGCTCCGCGACCACAAGAAACACGGCTGGCTTACGGCGGAGGAGGCCGTCGTGGTTTCCTCCAACATCGGCCTCTACAAGATGGCGATGGAGATCGGCCCGGCTCCCCTCTATGCGATGGCGCGCCGGTTCGGCTTCGGCACATCCAACCATTCGGGTTTTCCGGGCGAGGAGAGGGGCATCCTCCGCCCCCCGCGGAGATGGTCGCGCACCTCGCTGGCGGCGGTGTCCATCGGTCAAGAGGTGGGCGCCACCCCGCTGCAGATGGTGATGGTGGCCGCCACGATTGCGAATGGTGGCGTTTATCAGCCGCCCCGCATCGTCGAGTCGATCGGGCGCGGCGACCGGATTGCCAGCGGACTCGAGCCCCGCCCCGGCCGGCGCGTGATCTCCGCCCAGACGGCCCGTCGGCTGGCCGCCATCATGCAGCGGGTGGTGGAGGAGGGAACCGGCCGTCAGGCGGCGGTTCCCGGATACGAAGCGGCCGGGAAGACGGGGACGGCGCAGAAGCTCGATCCGCAGACGAGAACGTATAGCCAGGACAAATACGTCCTGTCCTTTCTGGGCTTTATTCCTTTCGATAACCCCCGGATCGCACTTCTCGTGGTGATGGACGAGGGCAAGGGACCGGGGGGCGCCTGGGGCGGCACGGTGGCCGCGCCGGTGTGGCGGCGGATCGCCTGGCAGACGATGCGGTATCTGCGCGTCCCGCCCCGCGGGGCGCAGCAGTGGACGGTGGCGGGGCGCATTGCGGGCGGGGATGCGAAATCCGCCGGCCCGAATCCCTCTTTTGGAGAACATGTCGTTCGGCTGGCCTCGGCGGTTCGCGAGGCCCTTCACCGGGGAGTCCCTCGCGCAACGCGCAAGGAGGAGGGGCGTTGAGTGCAACGGCGATGATGGAAAGCGTCCGGCAGTTTGAAGAGCTCATCCGAGAGGTGCCGGAGGTGTCCGCGCGCTCGGGCGGCGGCGCCGAGGTGTCGGGCATTGCCTACGACTCGCGCCGCGTCAAGCCGGGCGATCTCTTCGTCGCCATCCGCGGCTTCGAGTCAGACGGACACGATTATGTGCAGGCCGCGCTCTCTGCCGGAGCGGCCGCCCTGGTCCTCGAGCGGGAGGTGCCGGGCGTTCCCGGGAAAGTCCCGCGGGCGGTGACGGCATCGGGGCGCAAGGCACTGGCCGCACTGGCGGATGCGTTTTACGGCCATCCCTCGGGTGAACTCGCCCTTGTCGGCGTGACCGGCACCAACGGAAAGACGACGGCGGCGTTTCTCATCGAGACGATTTTGCGGAACGCGGGGCGCCGGACCGGGCTCATGGGCAC encodes:
- a CDS encoding penicillin-binding protein 2 codes for the protein MPKGYQRRLLACGILAGLGFVALAAKLVTIQIRDRARLVAYAERQLQRTLVRRARRGEIFDLHGRPLAVSVDAPSLFANPREIEDSQAAARDLEKILGVSRSQLRKKLRRGGSYVWLRRKLTPAEKNQVEKLNLKGLGFVTESQRFYPKRELASSLLGFVGMDNRGLAGMELALESRIGGRAGRVRIERDARGRSVHPEAVPLRAPRDGRNVRLTVDEVLQYIVEKELIDQLRRTGARHAIGIMVEPATGRILAMATVPGFNPNIYGNFPAAQWRQRAVQDIYEPGSTFKLVTAAAYLEAGGDLQKRFFAENGLYRTGIGSYALRDHKKHGWLTAEEAVVVSSNIGLYKMAMEIGPAPLYAMARRFGFGTSNHSGFPGEERGILRPPRRWSRTSLAAVSIGQEVGATPLQMVMVAATIANGGVYQPPRIVESIGRGDRIASGLEPRPGRRVISAQTARRLAAIMQRVVEEGTGRQAAVPGYEAAGKTGTAQKLDPQTRTYSQDKYVLSFLGFIPFDNPRIALLVVMDEGKGPGGAWGGTVAAPVWRRIAWQTMRYLRVPPRGAQQWTVAGRIAGGDAKSAGPNPSFGEHVVRLASAVREALHRGVPRATRKEEGR